Genomic segment of Syntrophales bacterium:
CCTTGATTGACGGCAGCGGTGGCAACATTGATGGTGCCCAAGATGTTTGTATTTACTGCCTCGTGGGGATGAAGCTCCTGCATAGGTACATGTTTATAAGCGGCGGCATGAAAAACTATGTCAGGAGAAAAGAAACTATATATTTTTTCTATGGTTTCAAGATGTCTGATGTCTGCTAGATATGGGTATATCTTCGTTTTGCCTGAATTCCTCTTACATTCCAGTTCGATCCGATAAAGATTGTATTCGCTAAAGTCGAGAAGGCCTATTGCGGATGGATTAAAATTGAGAACTTGACGTACAAGATCGCTGCCGATAGAACCACCCGCACCGGTAATGAGTACTCGTTTATCTTTGATAAATCTCCTGATTCGGCCTTGGTCTAAAATGATTTCTTCTCGTCCTAAGAGGTCGACGAGACTGACCTCTCTGATAGAATTAACTGATACCCTTCCGTCGATGAGCTCACCTATACTGGGAAGGGTGCGGAACTTTTTCCCCGTCCCCTCGCATATTTCCACAATGCGCCTCATTTCAACACCCCTCGCTGAGGGGATGGCAATCAAGATCTCATCGAAAAGATCACGATACTCATTTATTCTATCTAATCCTCCGAGCACGCGAACGCCATGTATTGTTTTTCCATGTTTTTCCTTTGAATCGTCTAGAAATCCTATCGCTTCCATGTTCAACTTGCGATTCTCTTTGATTTCCCTTAATACCTTTTCTCCGGCCGCGCCGGCACCGATAATTAAAATTCTTTTGTTAGGGTTAACGACATGCGACATCTGCCACGGGAAGGCGATGTTGAACTCCTTGTTAACATACATGCGATATAGGAGACGGATACCGCCGATTAAAAAGATGGAGAAAAACCAATCGAGAATGAGGACAGAGCGAGGGAACGACTCGAAGCGATAGGCAAAAACAAGGATGATCAAAACGCCCACTGAGGCGAGGGTAATTCCTTTGAATATGTTTTGAAGGTCGACTACGCCAGTATAGCGCCAGATCCCACGGTAAAGGCCAGTAAGGAAAAGAAAGATGAGTTTCGCTAATACTATCCATGGAAGGGTGAGCCACATAAACGTTTTATAGTAAGGGGAAATACTTCCTTCAAAGCGAATTAGATAGGCTCCACCGTAAGCGATGGATAGAAGAATGGCATCTAGAATAACTGTCAACGTAAGCTTCCATAAGCGGGGAAAGTTAGTCTTGATAAATTTGAGTTTCATATTGTCATTTAAGGGATAGAATGGCTTTCTTCAGGTTCTCACAAACGTAGCGCACTTCTTTTTCGCTCAGAAAGTTATAAAAAGGTAGGGCGATAGTCCTTTCTGCCACCGACTCTGTGATGGGGTAATTCCCTTTTCTAAACCCGAATATTTTTTTATAAAATGGTTGCAAATGTATGGGTGGAAAATAGTTCCCGCATTCAATTCCCCTTTCTCTGAGGTAACCAATTATCTTGTCACGATGGTTTTTCTTGAATTTATATTTTAGCCTGATGACAAAAACAAACCATGAAACTTTAACTTGTTTAGGCGTGGGTGGTAATTCAATTTCCTCCACATGAGATAGGTGCTTAATATAAAATGAGGCCACTTTCTGCCTTCTTTTCAAGATGTCGTCGATTCTTTTGAGCTGAGATATTCCGAGGGCAGCGTGTATATCGCTTAACCGGTAATTATAACCTATCCTTTCGTGAGAAAGCCATTTGCCGTTGTTTTTTCTTCCCTGATTTCTCAGGCTTTTCATTAGGTCAGCCACTTTTTCATTGTTGGTTACAACAATACCCCCTTCTCCGGTTGTTAGTTGTTTGTTGGGATAAAAGGCAAACACACTGGCCAACCCAAAAGTTCCCACCTTTTTCCCCTTGCATTCAGCTCCAATTGCCTCGCACGCATCTTCTATTATCTTTAATCTGTATTTATTTGCTATTTTTACTATCTCGAACATATTGCAGGGTATTCCAAAGACATGAACAGGCAAAATCGCCTTTGTCTTCTCCGATATTTTTTCTTCTATCTTTCTGGGATCGATATTAAGCGTTACAGGGTCGATATCAACGAAAACAGGTTTAGCTCCAACGTAGAGAATGCAATTGGCTGAGGCAATGAAACTGAAGGGGGTGGTAATAACTTCATCACCACTTTTAATCCCGCTGGCTATCATAGACAGATGTAGGCCGGAAGTACCGCTATTCACCGCTACTGAATATTTGCAGCCCACGAATCGGGCCATCAACTCCTCAAACTCCCTAATCTTAGGGCCAAGACTAAGGTTGGGTGTTTTAAGAACAGCAACTACTGCATCTATATCTTCCTGAGTTAGCTCTGGACGAGAAAGTGGTATATTCATGTATCTATTCTATAACTTTCCTTTATCTTCGCCGGCACACCGGCTGCCATTACTCGATCGGGTAGGTCTTCTAAAACTACCGCTCCCGCTCCGATAATAGACCAATCACCAATTTTTTTCCCCACCACCACCTTAGCACCTACCCCAAGAAAGACACCCCTTCCAATGGTAACACCACCCGCAATATGGGTACCTGGCGCTAGATGACAAAAATCGCCGACGGAACAATCGTGATCCACCGTAGAGCCTGTGTTGATAATGCAGTGATCTCCTATTCTTGCATCAGGCTGAATTACCGATCCCGCAAAGATAATTGTACCCTTTCCAACTTTGGCCGTGCGATGAACATAAGCCCGAGGATGAATTATGGATATCCATTGCAGATTTTCCAGTTCCTTTACCAGATTCTCCCTTGTTCTATTATTGCCGATGGCCATAATGGCCGGAGAACGTATTTCCTTGACCGACAGAATAGGGCCATGGATTTTTATCCCAAATATGTTTTGGCCCCATTTCGATGGGTCGTCGTCGACAATGATTGAAACGTTGATTCCACATTCCAAAGCAGTTGCGATAACGACTTTGGCATGCCCACCTCCACCCACGACGATAATTTCTTCTCTCATAGTTTTATTTTTTTTCTGATCCAACAAATTCTGGCATGGTGTCCGAACCGGGTGCGTTGATTCCCCTTTGCCTTGCCACTTCAATTACCGTCTGCCATAGGATCTTTAGATCGAGCCAAAAAGACCAGTTGTCTACGTACCATACATCTAGTTTGAATTTCTCCTCCCAAGTTATGGCATTTCTTCCGTGTATTTGTGCCCAGCCGGTGATACCCGGTTTTACCTCATGTCGCCTCGCTTGTTCTGGCGAATAGCGCGGGAGATACTCCATAAGCAGAGGTCTCGGTCCTACAAAACTCAACTCCCCCTTAATTACATTTATCAGTTGGGGAAGCTCGTCCAGGCTCGTTTTTCTCAGGAACTTTCCCAATGGGGTAAGCCGTAAGCTGTCTGGCAAGAGATTTCCTTTCTCGTCTCTCACATCAGTCATGGTGCGAAATTTATAGAGAAAGAATGCCTTTCCATGTTTTCCGGGTCTCAGTTGTTTAAACAATACTGGTTTACCCATAAAGAGATACACCATCAGGGCAATTGACAGTATTGCAGGTGAAAGGAAAATAAATAATAATATGGCAAAGAAAAGATCAAAGGTCCTTTTCAGAATTTTCTGTTTATTCATTTTGGCTAATGACTTTTTCATAAAAGTCCAAAGAAACAGAAATTATATTTTCCTTCGAAAAGAGCTTTTTTACCCTCTCTCTTGCCTTTTGGCCCATAAGTTGCCTTTCTTCTTGATGTAAAATCATCCATTCCATGTGATGGGAGAGTTCATCCACATCCCCAGGAGTATGGAGAAGACCGGTTTCCTTTTCTTCGATGGCATCTACGATGCCATAAATTCTGGTACCAATGGCGGGGATTCCACAAGCGGCCGCCTCGATTACGACCAAACCGAATCCTTCCCGATAGCTTGGTAGACACACGCAATCGGAAGCCTTCATGTAGAGTTCGGGTGTTCTTGTTTTGCCTTCGTAGTGAATTCTATCTCTATAAGTTCTCGCGTTTTTATATATCTTTTCCATTACTTTCTCTTCGTCTGGTCCCACGATGATCAAATGGGCATTTTCGTAAGTGGCAGCCACTTTTTTAAACGCTTCATAAAGATCGAAGATACCCTTTTCCTTATTTAACCGCCCAAGGAAAAGGAAGACCGGCGCCTCAAATTCTATCTTTAGTCTCTGTCTTACGTGTTTTCTTACCTCTGCGCTAGGCGAAAATCTATCTGTGTCAACACCGCTGATTGAACCATTGCCGATGATTCCTATCTTTTGGGGTTGAGAAACCCCTTCTTTCACGATGAATATGCGCTGGGATGTGCTATCCGCCAGAACGTGAGTTGCACAGAGGGTTATGACTATGTCCATTTTTTTTAAAAACCATCTTTTTAATCCGCGTTTTGTTGCCCAGACCTGACCGGTGAAAGTATGAATTCTAATTGGTATTCGAGCTAAACGTCCAGCAATCATCGTAAGTAGCCCTGCTTTAGGGGTAAAGGAATGAACAAGGTCAAAGGAATGCTTCTTGAATGTCCTGTATAAATGCCATAGTGCACTTATGTCATGGAATGGCGATATTTTCCGTTTGATTTGTATGGGGATAACTTGTATATTTTTGAGGTTATGACGAACGAGAAAAAAAGGATCTTCGGTTCCAGTTATTACAGTTATGTTGTGTTTTGTGGCTAAAACTTTCAAAAGATCTAACAAAAACGCTTCTATGGTCATGGGAACAGCAGTTACGAAACAAAGTTTTTTTGGGGGCTTCATATTACATCTTCAGTCAAATTTAAATTTTCTGTAATGATGAAGATAAAGGATTTTTTTGGGGACGAATCCTAGTAAGATGGGTTTCAATAAATAAAAGTAGTAGAGGTGTGATAAGCCCATTTTCTCAATTATGTTACGCTTGATTCTTGCTTCTCTCCATCGGTGTGAAATCCGTTTCCTTTTGTAATCCGAAATATCCATATGGAACCGATAGAGGATCCTGGGTATAGTGACCAATCGGTATCCTGATGAAACCATTCTTAG
This window contains:
- a CDS encoding acetyltransferase; its protein translation is MREEIIVVGGGGHAKVVIATALECGINVSIIVDDDPSKWGQNIFGIKIHGPILSVKEIRSPAIMAIGNNRTRENLVKELENLQWISIIHPRAYVHRTAKVGKGTIIFAGSVIQPDARIGDHCIINTGSTVDHDCSVGDFCHLAPGTHIAGGVTIGRGVFLGVGAKVVVGKKIGDWSIIGAGAVVLEDLPDRVMAAGVPAKIKESYRIDT
- a CDS encoding DegT/DnrJ/EryC1/StrS family aminotransferase, translated to MNIPLSRPELTQEDIDAVVAVLKTPNLSLGPKIREFEELMARFVGCKYSVAVNSGTSGLHLSMIASGIKSGDEVITTPFSFIASANCILYVGAKPVFVDIDPVTLNIDPRKIEEKISEKTKAILPVHVFGIPCNMFEIVKIANKYRLKIIEDACEAIGAECKGKKVGTFGLASVFAFYPNKQLTTGEGGIVVTNNEKVADLMKSLRNQGRKNNGKWLSHERIGYNYRLSDIHAALGISQLKRIDDILKRRQKVASFYIKHLSHVEEIELPPTPKQVKVSWFVFVIRLKYKFKKNHRDKIIGYLRERGIECGNYFPPIHLQPFYKKIFGFRKGNYPITESVAERTIALPFYNFLSEKEVRYVCENLKKAILSLK
- a CDS encoding glycosyltransferase family 4 protein, with amino-acid sequence MKPPKKLCFVTAVPMTIEAFLLDLLKVLATKHNITVITGTEDPFFLVRHNLKNIQVIPIQIKRKISPFHDISALWHLYRTFKKHSFDLVHSFTPKAGLLTMIAGRLARIPIRIHTFTGQVWATKRGLKRWFLKKMDIVITLCATHVLADSTSQRIFIVKEGVSQPQKIGIIGNGSISGVDTDRFSPSAEVRKHVRQRLKIEFEAPVFLFLGRLNKEKGIFDLYEAFKKVAATYENAHLIIVGPDEEKVMEKIYKNARTYRDRIHYEGKTRTPELYMKASDCVCLPSYREGFGLVVIEAAACGIPAIGTRIYGIVDAIEEKETGLLHTPGDVDELSHHMEWMILHQEERQLMGQKARERVKKLFSKENIISVSLDFYEKVISQNE
- a CDS encoding sugar transferase, encoding MNKQKILKRTFDLFFAILLFIFLSPAILSIALMVYLFMGKPVLFKQLRPGKHGKAFFLYKFRTMTDVRDEKGNLLPDSLRLTPLGKFLRKTSLDELPQLINVIKGELSFVGPRPLLMEYLPRYSPEQARRHEVKPGITGWAQIHGRNAITWEEKFKLDVWYVDNWSFWLDLKILWQTVIEVARQRGINAPGSDTMPEFVGSEKK
- a CDS encoding polysaccharide biosynthesis protein, encoding MTVILDAILLSIAYGGAYLIRFEGSISPYYKTFMWLTLPWIVLAKLIFLFLTGLYRGIWRYTGVVDLQNIFKGITLASVGVLIILVFAYRFESFPRSVLILDWFFSIFLIGGIRLLYRMYVNKEFNIAFPWQMSHVVNPNKRILIIGAGAAGEKVLREIKENRKLNMEAIGFLDDSKEKHGKTIHGVRVLGGLDRINEYRDLFDEILIAIPSARGVEMRRIVEICEGTGKKFRTLPSIGELIDGRVSVNSIREVSLVDLLGREEIILDQGRIRRFIKDKRVLITGAGGSIGSDLVRQVLNFNPSAIGLLDFSEYNLYRIELECKRNSGKTKIYPYLADIRHLETIEKIYSFFSPDIVFHAAAYKHVPMQELHPHEAVNTNILGTINVATAAVNQGVESFILVSTDKAVRPTNVMGATKRVAEMIIQALNRNNGTRFMAVRFGNVIGSSGSVIPLFQEQIARGGPVTVTHPEVMRYFMSIPEATQLILQAGSMGEGGEIFILDMGRPVKILDIARDLIRLNGLTPGEDIAIEFIGMRPGEKLYEELITEGEGISPTEHPKVFVLKGAMPDANALFALISELLEIARSFDAARLRHQLSLIVPEYEICKEYTI